One window from the genome of Pseudalkalibacillus hwajinpoensis encodes:
- a CDS encoding complex I subunit 4 family protein, whose product MDESYLLTILIFSPLLGVIVLAMMPPQHQSIKTVGILGTVLPLTLTIFVFSLYDRTVSGVQFAETHQWFELMTAISPNEPYPVTYDLGVTGLSLLFLMLSSLITFLASLAALRIQEGVKGFYILFLILELGILGVFSSENLFLFFLFFEITLVAMFLLVGKWGGYEREKAAFSFLVYNGIGSILLLIVIIVLFVETRTTNISELTSLLQETESYEIISGNTRMWLFALLLLAFGTKLPIVPLHTWMVRVHVEAPIAIVMIHAGVLLKIGAYGLIRFGAGFFPEQLKETAVLLAILGVINLLYGAFIALVQTELRAVLAYSSISHMGIVILGVASFNTAGLQGAVFQTISHGLIAALLFLLVGVLIDRFHTTKLGELGGIASQTPLFAGFFLAAGLASLGLPGMSGFISEFLAFLGLFETMPVIGSIGVIGLILTAVYMLRAVLAVTFGERRPAFDKERDLSAVELVPSAILLSMIIWIGVYPAVLSNTLQIARTLGIGG is encoded by the coding sequence ATGGATGAGTCTTACTTGCTAACGATCTTGATTTTCTCCCCACTACTTGGTGTCATCGTGCTTGCTATGATGCCCCCGCAGCATCAATCAATCAAAACAGTTGGTATTCTTGGCACTGTGCTACCACTAACGTTAACGATTTTTGTATTTAGCTTATACGATCGAACAGTATCAGGCGTTCAATTTGCGGAAACACATCAATGGTTTGAGTTAATGACTGCGATTAGTCCCAACGAGCCTTACCCAGTGACTTATGATCTTGGGGTGACAGGGCTATCCCTTCTTTTTCTAATGCTATCTTCATTGATTACGTTTCTCGCCTCACTTGCAGCTCTTCGCATTCAAGAAGGTGTGAAAGGCTTTTATATCCTCTTTTTGATACTGGAACTTGGCATTCTCGGCGTTTTTTCAAGCGAAAACTTGTTTTTGTTTTTCTTATTCTTTGAAATAACTCTTGTTGCGATGTTTCTACTTGTAGGGAAATGGGGCGGATATGAGCGGGAAAAAGCAGCCTTCTCTTTCTTAGTTTACAACGGGATAGGCTCGATCCTATTGTTAATTGTCATTATCGTTCTCTTTGTTGAGACGAGAACGACGAATATTAGTGAGCTAACCTCCCTCTTACAAGAAACAGAGTCCTATGAAATCATATCTGGAAACACTAGAATGTGGCTGTTTGCCCTGCTGTTACTGGCATTTGGTACAAAGCTTCCAATCGTACCGCTACATACGTGGATGGTACGAGTACACGTGGAGGCTCCAATCGCCATTGTGATGATTCACGCCGGTGTATTACTTAAAATAGGCGCATATGGACTCATACGTTTCGGAGCAGGATTCTTTCCAGAGCAGCTAAAAGAAACGGCAGTTCTTCTAGCTATTCTTGGCGTCATTAATTTGCTGTATGGTGCTTTTATTGCCCTAGTTCAAACAGAACTTCGCGCTGTTCTAGCCTATTCCTCGATTTCGCATATGGGAATTGTCATTCTGGGCGTTGCTTCATTTAATACCGCGGGTCTTCAAGGGGCAGTGTTCCAAACAATTTCTCATGGTCTTATTGCAGCGCTGCTGTTCCTGCTTGTTGGTGTACTGATCGATCGTTTTCACACGACAAAACTTGGAGAATTAGGAGGTATTGCAAGTCAGACGCCCCTTTTTGCAGGTTTTTTCCTGGCAGCCGGGCTGGCATCACTTGGATTACCTGGAATGAGCGGTTTCATCAGTGAATTTCTAGCTTTTTTAGGCTTATTTGAAACGATGCCTGTAATCGGAAGCATAGGCGTGATTGGTCTCATTTTAACAGCGGTTTATATGCTTCGCGCCGTTCTTGCGGTTACCTTTGGTGAAAGACGCCCTGCGTTTGATAA